The following are from one region of the Deltaproteobacteria bacterium genome:
- a CDS encoding UPF0489 family protein: protein MGLFVDKADPAPASEPITVPVDRPSLPPECETLPQDGFERECLSNSHDRSTRVARESAAGLSNVTLFRRDLSPAFAPRRSFPVQRADIAIFGDHNRAYYYWHKAFQEGDVKKGGILIHFDTHDDMQVSENNLLPPTSEEIAQAGTPEQRLEIFDRYADELEIPTFIAPAVYEGLFSEIYWVLPDWAPRGSKMGNHLWLKDSDNLVREFKMLESIKDRSVLEDRRLRELGRWIAMLGPEKDLTVYYGKKKGPPDSVYFSPLPPRKGECAGEVRKIIVHKVYKEDLPDFSREKRSVFVDMDQDWINNTGHDTVGDLDPHLTLDQAREVARGFVKTLREKNIRPGVVTIAASPEYTYTDQVDDTTVVLVEELLRQRIVTQPEFIEGKPSYSGNIYYLARSLRKFVEGNRQKDPRLEPGQKKALVASFNHETVQIDLRFFDETRHDSTPSDIFLAQDRGIFNRAVPSPMGLHDFIKTVERLDYREFIQRCDEYGLTNLSAVVRHLQWMQAQGDATKDEMEWAYNLVLGVLDPILEVPTR, encoded by the coding sequence ATGGGTCTATTTGTTGATAAAGCCGATCCCGCTCCCGCTTCCGAACCGATCACTGTCCCGGTTGATCGGCCTTCGCTTCCGCCAGAATGTGAAACCTTGCCGCAAGATGGATTTGAAAGGGAATGCCTCTCAAACTCGCATGACCGCTCGACTCGAGTGGCACGTGAAAGTGCGGCGGGACTTTCAAACGTGACCCTCTTTCGTCGGGATCTTTCCCCAGCCTTTGCCCCCAGGCGATCGTTTCCAGTGCAGAGAGCCGATATCGCAATATTTGGGGATCACAATCGAGCCTACTACTATTGGCACAAGGCGTTTCAAGAAGGGGATGTGAAAAAAGGTGGCATCTTGATTCATTTTGATACCCACGATGACATGCAGGTGTCTGAGAATAATCTTCTTCCACCGACATCAGAGGAGATTGCTCAAGCAGGAACGCCCGAGCAGAGACTTGAAATTTTTGACCGCTATGCAGATGAATTAGAAATCCCAACCTTTATTGCACCGGCGGTCTATGAGGGATTGTTTAGCGAGATCTACTGGGTCTTGCCCGACTGGGCGCCGCGGGGATCCAAGATGGGAAACCATCTTTGGCTCAAAGACTCAGACAATCTTGTTCGAGAGTTCAAGATGCTCGAATCGATCAAAGACAGGTCTGTCCTGGAAGATCGAAGATTAAGAGAACTCGGGCGTTGGATCGCGATGCTGGGGCCGGAAAAAGATCTGACGGTCTATTATGGGAAGAAGAAAGGTCCCCCAGATTCGGTCTATTTTTCTCCTCTACCTCCAAGAAAGGGGGAGTGTGCTGGGGAGGTTCGGAAGATCATTGTTCATAAGGTCTACAAGGAAGATTTGCCTGATTTTTCCCGGGAAAAAAGAAGCGTTTTCGTCGATATGGATCAGGATTGGATCAATAACACAGGTCACGATACTGTAGGAGATCTGGATCCTCATTTAACGCTGGATCAGGCCCGTGAGGTGGCGCGAGGTTTTGTGAAAACGCTCAGGGAGAAAAATATTCGCCCGGGGGTGGTGACGATCGCCGCCTCGCCGGAATACACATATACGGATCAGGTTGATGATACGACGGTTGTCCTCGTCGAAGAACTTTTAAGGCAGAGAATTGTTACCCAACCGGAATTTATTGAGGGAAAACCGAGTTACTCCGGAAATATTTATTACTTGGCTCGGTCACTCAGGAAGTTCGTCGAAGGCAACCGGCAGAAGGATCCTCGTCTCGAACCAGGTCAGAAAAAGGCCTTAGTCGCCTCTTTTAATCATGAGACCGTGCAGATCGATCTCCGTTTTTTTGATGAGACAAGGCATGATTCGACACCCTCAGATATTTTTCTTGCACAAGATCGTGGAATATTTAATCGTGCGGTCCCTTCCCCGATGGGGCTTCATGACTTCATCAAGACCGTGGAGCGTCTGGATTATCGGGAATTTATACAACGGTGCGATGAATATGGTTTAACCAATCTGAGCGCGGTTGTTCGTCATTTGCAATGGATGCAGGCACAGGGAGATGCAACCAAGGATGAGATGGAATGGGCTTATAACCTCGTCCTGGGTGTGTTGGATCCGATCTTGGAAGTTCCGACTCGTTAA